A single window of Macaca mulatta isolate MMU2019108-1 chromosome 9, T2T-MMU8v2.0, whole genome shotgun sequence DNA harbors:
- the LOC144331127 gene encoding uncharacterized protein LOC144331127, whose amino-acid sequence MKNTTVLIELLGDMCYSKVVRQEILIPRLSPTPTLTPLHFGTAHYSGCRTWLHCLAYLILAVLNSSASLMDTWHSPLWDSSRNSSQVLLYSNYTTKFTVWVVHLAYIVIFVVVYPSLLKEITTPSHQSGLCEKEPGTIPSSNPKIALLWPHPKTLRVNLRKLSGESLKQSYQRELRSAWEFCPW is encoded by the coding sequence ATGAAGAATACTACAGTGCTCATCGAACTTCTTGGTGATATGTGCTATTCCAAGGTTGTCAGGCAAGAAATTCTCATTCCAAGGCTATCACCCACACCCACTTTAACTCCCCTGCACTTTGGTACTGCCCACTACTCTGGGTGTAGAACGTGGCTCCATTGCCTGGCTTACCTGATCCTAGCTGTGCTTAACAGCTCAGCCTCGTTGATGGACACATGGCATTCCCCACTGTGGGATTCATCCCGAAACAGCAGTCAAGTGCTCCTTTACAGCAATTATACTACCAAATTCACAGTATGGGTTGTTCATCTGgcatatattgttatttttgtggttgtttaCCCATCATTGCTTAAGGAAATAACCACACCCTCTCACCAGTCTGGTTTGTGTGAGAAAGAGCCAGGCACCATTCCATCCTCCAATCCCAAGATTGCACTCTTGTGGCCACATCCTAAGACTTTGAGAGTTAACTTGCGCAAACTTTCTGGTGAAAGTCTTAAACAGTCATATCAGAGAGAGCTTAGGTCAGCTTGGGAGTTTTGTCCATGGTGA